The genomic stretch TCTGACGCGCGTTCTGTACATGGGCAGCAATGCGGGCGAGCACCTCGGCGGGCTTGATCGGCTTGGTCACGTAGTCGGCGCCGCCGGCGGCAAACGCCGCGACCACATGCTCGGTTTCCGTGAGTCCTGTCATGAAGATGAGCGGGATCGCGCGGGTCGCAAAATCGGCCTTGAGCCGCCGGGCAACCTCGAAACCGTCCATGCCGGGCATCAGCGCATCGAGCAGCACGACATCGGGCAGACTCTGGCGCGCACGCGCAATCGCGCTCTCGCCATTGGTGGCGACCAACACCAGATAGCCGGCTTCGTCGAGCGCATCGTGCAGCAGCGCGAGATTCTCGGGCACGTCGTCCACGATCAGCACGATGCCTGCAGCAGCGGGGTCAGCAGCACTCAGGGCAGATGGGCTCATGATTCCGGCAAGTCCTTGCGACACAGTATTTCGCGCATGGCGTCGAACTGGAACTGACGCGCGAGTTCGCGCTGCACCCGCACGAACTCGGCATACTCGGGTGCCATGCGTTCGATATCAGCCAGCCGGGCAAGAATACCGCGCAGGAAGCCTAATTCGATCAACTCGTCGAGCGCCCGCAGCTCGGCGGCCGGGGGCAGCACCAGTTGTTCCACCTCGACCGTGGGCACGCTTTCCGCAGCCGCGGCCGGCGCATCTGCCCACACCCATTCGAGCTGCAGGCGGCGACCGATCCAGTCGAGCAGCTCCTCCACGCGGATGGGCTTGAGGATGAAGTCCTCCGCGCCGATCCCGACATCGTGATCCAGCCCCTTGTCGAACGCATTGGCCGAGATGATCGCCACCGGCGCCTCGTCGAGCCCGGCTGCGCGCAGCCGCCGGATGGTTTCCCAGCCGTCGATGCCGGGCATCGCCAGGTCCATGAAAATCAGATGGGGGCGGAAATGGGGCACCAGTTCGAGGCAGTCATAGCCGGACTCGGCCTGACCGACCTCGAAGCCGAGTGGCTCGAGCAGATTCGCCAGCAGTTCGCGGTCGACACGCTCGTTATCCACCGTGAGAATGCGCCGCCGCACACCTTTGTAGCCAATGCGCTGAACGCGCGGCAGCACCTCCGCCGCCTGCGCGTCGTGCAGTTGCGGCAGAAAGAGGCGGACGCGAAACACGCTGCCGGCGCCGGGCTGGCTGTCAACGGTGAGCTCACCCCCCATCAGGTCGGTGAGCATCTTGCTGATCGTCAGCCCCAGCCCGGTGCCCGTCGTCGTGCTGCCGCGGGCACTGCTGCCGCGGGCGAAGGGCTCGAAGACATGCGCGATCTCGTCTGCAGCGATGCCGGGGCCACTGTCTTCGACCTCGAACAAGGCCATCTCACGGCGGTAGGTCAGGCGCACGCGAACCGTGCCGCGCGCGGTGAATTTCACCGCGTTGCCGATGATGTTGATCAGGATCTGGCGCAGACGCTTTTCGTCGGCGCGCACGAACTCCGGCAGCGTGCCAACGATCTCGAAGTGGAAGCCGAGCCCCTTGTTGCGCGCCTGCAGCTCGAACATGGCCACCAGCTGGCGCACGAACTCGGCGAAGGCCAGCGGTCGCATCTCGAGTGCAAACTTTCCGCCCTCGATTCGGGCAATGTCGAGCGTGCCCTCGATCAGCGACAGCAGGTGCTCGCCGCTCCTGCGAATCACGCTCACCGCCTGCCGTCGCTGCGGCGGGATGGCCTCGTCACCGTCGAGAATCTGCGCATAGCCGAGGATGCTGTTGAGCGGCGTGCGCAATTCGTGACTGATCGAGGTGACGTAGCGGCTCTTGGCCTGATTGGCCTGCTCCGCCACGCGACGCGCGTTCTGCAGCTGCTCGTCGGTACGGCGGTGGGATTCGATTTCTTCCATCAGCAAGCGGGTCTGGCGGTTCGACTCCTCCTGCGCCACCTGCCGGCTCTTGTGCGTCAGCACCATCCACCACGCCGCAATACCGCCCATCAGGAACAGGGCGGCAAAGGCCTTGAGCAGTACGCCCTTCAGATCGCCCCGCAGCATCTCCCCGGGATAGCCGGCGGCCAGGTCGACACTGCGCGCGATCAGCTCATGGTAGTAGAGCGTGCCGAGCAGCAGACCGAGAAAGGCGGTGATTCCGATCATCAGCAACAGATAGTGACCGAGCCCTGCATCGAGATAGGGCAACAGGGATTTCGGCAGCAGTTTCTGCAGCAGCTCAGACCATTGCACTGACAGGCGTGCATGGGGTTTGCACTGATCTTCGCAGCGCGCATCGAGCGAACAGCACAGCGAACAGATCGTGCCCTGATAGGCCGGGCAATGACTGGTGTCCTCGGGCTCGAAGTGCTGCCCGCAGATGCAGCACTGGCGGGTCGCCACCCAGGCCTTGCCACCGGTGTTCACCGGCTCGGGCGTCCGCGCGAGGTAGTAGCGCCCCTTGGTCAGCCAAGCGATCAGCGGCGAGGTCAGCAGGGCCACAACCAGTGCCACGAAGGGCGCATAGGGCTGCAACCCGGGGCCGAACAGGCCGATGAAGGTGCTCACCGACAGCGCAGAGGCGATCAGCATGGCGCCGACGCCAACCGGGTTGATGTCGTACAGGTGGCTGCGCTTGAACTCGATGCCCGGTGGCGACAAGCCGAGCGGCTTGTTGATCACCAGATCCGCCACGACTGCGATCATCCACGAAATGGCAATGTTGGAATACAGCCCGAGCACCTGCCCAAGGGCCTGGAACACGTTCATCTCCATCAGCAGCAGGGCGATCAGGATATTGAACACCACCCAGACGACGCGCCCGGGGTGGCTGTGGGTCAGCCGCGAAAAGAAGTTCGACCACGCCAGCGAGCCGGCATAGGCGTTGGTGACATTGATCTTGAGCTGCGACACGATGACGAACAGCGCCGTCACCACCACCGCCCACAGGCTGCTGTCGAACACCGCAGAAAAACCGAGCAGATACATCTGATTGGGATCGACGGCCTTGTCCGGCGCCATGCCATTGCGCAACAGCATCCACGCCAGCAGGGCGCCGCCCAGCATCTTGACCACGCCGATCAGCACCCAGCCCGGCCCGCCCAGCACCACGCCGAACAGCCAGCGCCAGCGATTGGTTGCGGTGCGCGCCGGCATGAAGCGCAGGTAGTCGGCCTGCTCGCCCATCTGGGTAATGAGCGCGATGCCGACGGTCATGGCGCCCGCGAAGAGGTGAAAGTCGAATGCCCCGCCCTGCCCGTCGACGCCGGGGTATTGCCACAGACCGGCCAGCGCCGTCGGCTCCTCGCGCAGCAGGAAGAAGAAGGGCAGCGCGAGCAGGAACAGCCACACCGGCTGGGTCAGGGTCTGCAGCTTGCTGATCACGGTCACGCCATGCGTGACCAGCGGTATCACCACCAGCGCGCAGATCAGGTAGCCCCAGCTTGGCGGAATGCCGAGCGCCATCTCGAGCGCATAGGCCATGATCGCCGCTTCGAGTGCGAACAGGATGAAGGTGAAGGAGGCGTACACCAGCGAGGTGATGGTCGAGCCGATATAGCCGAAACCGGAACCGCGGGTCAGCAGGTCCATGTCTACGCCATAGCGCGCGGCATAGAGGCTGATCGGCAGACCGGTGAGGAAGATGATGAGGCCGATCGCGAGGATGGCCCAGAAGCTGTTGATGAAGCCGTAGCTGACCAGCATGGTCGCGCCGACCGCTTCGAGCACCAGAAAGGACGCCGCGCCGAACGCGGTGTTGCCGACGCGGAACTCGGACCACTTGCGGAAGCTGCGCGGGGTGAAGCGCAGCGCGTAGTCCTCGAGCGTTTCGTTGGCGACCCAGGTGTTGTAGTCGCGCCGGATCTTTACCACCCGCTGTGGCGCAGCGCCGTGCCGGTCCGCCTGCGCGTCAGCATCAGGAAGGCGGTCGGAAGGGGAGTCGGCAGCGTTCATCGGACGAAAAAATGGCGCAATGCGGGGAGCGATTGCGCCATTCTATGTGAGCCGGGCCAGCACTACGCCGATTGTTCTGCAGCTGCGGACCGGAGATCGCCTTACTTTGCGGCGCCCAATTCCTTCAGGGTTTTGGCCAGCAGCGCGGCCTTGTCGATCTGCAGCGCAGCCGGCGCATCGGGCGGGCACAGGGTGGCGGGGTCGATACCGTCGCGGTCCTGTCCTGCATCGACCGCGCTTGGCAAGTCCTCGCGTGCCACATCGAGCGCGCGCATCAGGTGCCCCATCCCCGACAGGGTGCGAGCTTCGGCGGTCAGACCGTCGTAGCGCGCATTGGTATAGGCACGGCGGGCCTGAAAATACTCGTTTTCGGTATCGAGCAGGTCAAGCAGGGTGCGCTGACCGATGTCGAACTGGCGACGGTAGGCCTCGCGCGCTTTCTCGATCGACAGTTGATGCTGATCGAGATAACGCAACTGCTCCTGGATTCGCTGTACGTCGTTGTAGGCAATCGCCACCGTTTGCCGCAGATCGCGACACGCCTTGTCGCGCAGATCCTTGGCCTGGTTCAGCGATTCGGCAGCCTGCCGAATGCGGGCGTCATCCGACCCGCCGCGAAACAGGTTATAGGTCAGCACCAGTTCCACCACGCCATCGCGCGAACGCCCGTCAAGGTTGTCGAGGTTGCGGTCGACCGCCTGGCTGGCGCGCAGGTCCACCCGCGGGTGGTAGGCCGCACGGCGGGTTTCGATCGCAGCCTGGCCTGCACGCACATTCTCGACTGCGGCATTGAGCGAAGGGCTGGTGTTGAAGGCTTCACGCAAGGCATCACTGGCACTCGGCGGAATACCCTCAACGCCGAGTTTGTCGCCCATCGGTGGCAGAGCGTCGGCCGGCAATTCGCCCACCACGCGCTGATAGCGGCTGCTGACATCGTGCAGGTTGGACACTTCGGTCAGCAGGTTGGACTCTGCCAGCGCCAGACGCCCGGTCGCCTGCTCGAGATCCACCCGGCGGCCGACACCGGCCCCGGCGCGCTCTGCGATCTGGTCGTACACCAGCTTGTGTTCGACATAGTTCTGCTTTGCCAGCGCAACCAGGTCGCGATAGCGCTGCACGTCGGCATAGGCGCGTACCGCCTCGAGCGCAGCCGACTCGGAGGCGTCGATGATTTCGTAGTATCGGGCCAGACGGGCATAGCCGAGGCGGGATACCTCGCTGCGGGTATAGAAGCCGTCGTACACCATCTGGTTGAGCGACAGCGTGGCATTGCTATGCGTGTAGTGATCCGTCGAACTGCCCGGGCGCTTCTGGCTTTCACGGCCAATGCTGGTCGTCACATCAACCTGCGGCAGGTAGCCACCCCGCGCGGCATCCTGGTCGGCGCCCGCCGCACGAAACGCGTGCCAGCGTGCCTGAACCTCCGGATTGCTCACCACGGCCTTGCGCGCAGCATCACGCAGCGGCTCGGGCGCCGACGCAGCCGCTGCAACGGGCAGGCTCGCCAGGACCGCAAGTGAGACCAGGGTACGAATTCGTTTCATGGAAACTCCGACACTTCTGAATATTGAATGGTTGGCGCTTCGCACAGCCCAACTTGAGCAGAGAGAATCATATACGGGTTGACGCATCGCACAATGCGCATAATTCAACGAATGTTTGAAGAATCGGCGCTGAAAGCACCTTTCGAAAGGCTCTCAGCGCATTAGCATGGGCGGATTCCCCCCGAAAAAACCTGAATTGTCGCCGTCACAAGAACAGCACAAGACGTCCCGATTCCGGATAATGCAGGCACAAGCACTCCTTGAGCACCAATGCCCCTGTTCATCCGACTCCCGCTATCTGCCTGCCAGCCTCTGGGCAGATGCCGGCGTGCGGTGCAACGGACACTGCTCATGCTCACGGTCGCGATCGGTTTGTGCTCGGCGGCACCTGATCTCGATCACATGCAGACGCTTGCGCTGACCCGCTATGGCGCACAGGGCGGCGAGGCCGTCGCTGCGTGGCGCCGGATGATCAACGAAGCCCGGGAACTGGACGAAGCGGGCAAGCTTGCACGAGTGAACACCTTCTTCAACCGCCGGATCCGCTTCGAGGACGACATCGTTGTCTGGAAGCAATCGGACTACTGGGCCACACCGCTGGAGACACTCGGTCGCGACGCAGGCGACTGCGAGGATTTCTCGATCGCGAAGTACATGAGTCTGCGCCTGCTCGAGGTTCCTGCCGACAAGTTACGGCTTGTGTACGTGCGCGCCCGCATCGGCGCCGCCGACAGCACCATCACCCAGGCGCACATGGTGCTCAGCTATTTCGAAACACCCAGTGCCGAGCCGCTGGTGCTGGACAACCTGATTGGCGAGATCCGGCCAGCCGGCAGGCGCCCCGACCTGTTTCCGGTTTTCAGCTTCAACAACGAAGGGCTGTGGGTGGGCGGCACCAGCACCTCGTCCGCCGACCCCACTACCCGTCTGTCACGCTGGCGCGATGTACTCGAGCGCATGCGCAGCGAAGGCCTGAAATGAACACGTACCCGAAATTTCCCGGAGCACCCCGTCCATGTCCCTGATCAAGCAACTCTGGATCGCCATCGTCATGGTCACCCTGCTATCCCTTGGCGGCAGCCTGGTGGTGAGCACGCTGGCGGCAAAGCGCTACCTCGAACAGCAACTCAACGTGAAAAACGTCGACAACGCCACTGCGCTCGCACTGTCACTGTCGCAGATGCCGAAGGATCCGGTCACCGTCGAGCTGCAGGTTGCCGCGCAGTTCGATGCCGGACACTACCGCGTGATTCGCCTGGTCGGGCCCGACGGCAACATCCTGGTTGAACGCACTGCCGAGCCCCGTCTCGACGACGTCCCAGCCTGGTTCGTACGCCTCGCCGCGATCGAGGCCCACCCCGGTATGGCGCACGTGCAGGACGGCTGGCAGCAGTTCGCCACCCTGACGCTGGAAAGCCAGACCAGCTACGCCTACACCGAGCTGTGGCACAGCATTCGGCAGATGCTGTTGTGGTTCGCCATCATGGCGGCCGCAGCCGGCGTCGTTGGCAGTCTGCTGCTTGGTCGCATCACCGCGCCGCTGCGCAAGCTGGTGGGGCAGGCGGAGGCCATCGGCGAGCGCCGCTTCGTCACCACGCCCGAGCCCGCCACCGCCGAGTTGCGGGTCGTGGTGCGGGCAATGAATGCGCTCTCCGACCGCGTGCGTCTGATGCTGGTGGACGAAGCCCGGCGTCTCGAAATCCTGCGCAAGCAAACCCAGGAGGATGCCTTGACCGGACTGTTCGAGCGCCGGCAGTTCCTCAACGTCCTCGGTGCGCAGCTCGTCGACCATGATGCACCGACCGGCGGCGCACTGCTGATCGCACGCGTGGGCGATCTCTCCGACCTGAATCGCACCCGCGGCCGCGAATTCGCCGACGCCCTGCTGCGCGCGCTTGCAGATGCCATCCGCAGCCAGATCGGCGAGCAGCCGACATGGATCGCAGGGCGCCTGAACGGGACCGACCTTGCCGTTCTGGCCCCTGGCGTCGCCTATCTTCCGCTATGGACCGAAGGCCTCGTCAAAGCCCTGCACGAGGTGGCTGAAAAACACGCATCGGGGGGTGACAACGCAGCCATCGCCCTGCCCATCGCAGCCGCCCTGTATTCTCCAGGCGAAGCACTGCCGACGGTGCTGACACGCACCGATACGGCGCTGGCCGAAGCCGAACTGGCTGGCGGGCGGGCGGTTCAGCTCGACGCCTGGGTGCGCCTGACGCAGCCTCAGCGCGACCAGTCGCAATGGCATCAGCTCATTTCCAGAGCGCTCGATCAGCATGAACTCCGCCTTGAAACCTACCCGGTACGGGATGGCAATGGCGCACTGTTGCACGTCGAGGCGCCGCTGCGCTTGCGGCTCGATGGCGAGTGGCGCGGCGTCGCCTATTTCATGCAATGGGCGGTACGCCTCGAACTGATGGGGCACATCGACGCCGCGGTGGTAAGGGCTGCACTCGAACTCATTCGCAGCACCGGTCAGGCCGTCGCGGTCAACATCTCGTCCCATGCCATCCGCAACGCCGGCTTCCTGGCCGATCTGCTGCATCAACTGGAGATGGCGCCCAACGAGGCGCCGCTGCTGTGGATGGAGGTCCCGGAACAGGACGCTGCACGCAATCAGGCCGAGTTCCGCACCTTCTGTCTCGCCCTCAAGCCGCTGGCGTGCAAGCTCGGCCTGGAGCATGCCGGCCCGAACTTCAACGCGCTTGGCGACCTGCATGACCTTGGCCTCGACTACCTCAAGGTCGACGCTTCACTGCTGCGCGACCTGGACGGCAACAGCGGCAATCAGGCCTTCGCCCGCAGTCTGTGCATGCTGGCGCACGCTCTGGGCCTGACCGTGATCGCAGAAGGTGTTGATCACCCTGAAGCCGTCACGATGCTGAGCGATGTGGGCTTTGATGCCATGACCGGCCCCGGCATCCGCTGAGAACGGAAAAAGGGGGGCGAGCCCAAAGGCCCGTCCCCCTGCGGGTTCAGATCAAGCCACCATCGTCCCCGTTGCCCAGCAGATTCAGTCCGCTGCGCATCGAGGCGCGCAAGGACTTGCGCTCCATGAGCTTCGCCTGCGCCTGTTCGGGCAAGTCGGTGAAGCGGATGACATCACGCTCGATCAACAGATCGACGATATCTTCCAGCACCCGGACCAGTCTCAGGTCGGATGCCGTCAGGGTGGCATCGCTCGCCTCCCCCTGCCCAAAAGCCAGCAGCTCCGGCTCGCCATCCTCAACCCACTCGCTGATCGCGCCATCAGCCTCAAGGCTGGCAGACACGATGCGTCCCGCTTCATCACGCCTTACGAACACGCATCCATCCTCCGGAAAAAGACTGCTGCATCATTTGTCGATCAGAAGCTGATTATTGGTGATGAGCTGATTAATGATGTCATGACTGCTCAGCGCACTGTCGAAGGTCACATTCTCCAGCACGATGGTCTGATCCTCCGCGCCCGCCGAGTACCCTCCCGCAAAACCGCCACTGCTGCTGACATGCAGCACGGTATTGCCAGAAACCTGCTCGACACTCAGGAAGTTGTCGATCGTTGCACTGCTTTCGTCCTTAAGCAGATCGGCCAGATCCAGACGGTCGGCGGTGCCGGTACCGTCATAGATGCCGACGGTAAAGTCACCAACGGTGTCCACCGCGGGGTTCCCTGCCGTGCCGCCATCGTTGAGCTTCCAGACGAAGGTGTCGGCGCCGAGATCGCCAAGCAGACTGTCATTGCCCGCACCACCCCGCAAGGAGTCATTGCCGGAACCGCCCGACAACAGATCGTCGCCCGCGGCACCCACAAGCTCGCTGCCCGGCGCCACAGTGTCTGCGGTCCCAACGATGATCGTGAAGCTCTTTACCGACAGCGCGGTGTCGCCGTTGGGCTCGACCGAACTGGCGCTCACTTGCAGCGCGAAATCCGTGGATGATCCGCTCGGCGGCGTAACCGTCAGCGTCGATGTATCCCAGCCTGCAAGGCTGAGCACAGCGTCTGCAGACGAGGATGAGTATTCGTTTCCGCTGCCATCGCGCAAAACCGAACCTGCAGGAATGCCGCTCATGCTCAGGCTCGACAAGG from Parazoarcus communis encodes the following:
- a CDS encoding ATP-binding protein, translating into MNAADSPSDRLPDADAQADRHGAAPQRVVKIRRDYNTWVANETLEDYALRFTPRSFRKWSEFRVGNTAFGAASFLVLEAVGATMLVSYGFINSFWAILAIGLIIFLTGLPISLYAARYGVDMDLLTRGSGFGYIGSTITSLVYASFTFILFALEAAIMAYALEMALGIPPSWGYLICALVVIPLVTHGVTVISKLQTLTQPVWLFLLALPFFFLLREEPTALAGLWQYPGVDGQGGAFDFHLFAGAMTVGIALITQMGEQADYLRFMPARTATNRWRWLFGVVLGGPGWVLIGVVKMLGGALLAWMLLRNGMAPDKAVDPNQMYLLGFSAVFDSSLWAVVVTALFVIVSQLKINVTNAYAGSLAWSNFFSRLTHSHPGRVVWVVFNILIALLLMEMNVFQALGQVLGLYSNIAISWMIAVVADLVINKPLGLSPPGIEFKRSHLYDINPVGVGAMLIASALSVSTFIGLFGPGLQPYAPFVALVVALLTSPLIAWLTKGRYYLARTPEPVNTGGKAWVATRQCCICGQHFEPEDTSHCPAYQGTICSLCCSLDARCEDQCKPHARLSVQWSELLQKLLPKSLLPYLDAGLGHYLLLMIGITAFLGLLLGTLYYHELIARSVDLAAGYPGEMLRGDLKGVLLKAFAALFLMGGIAAWWMVLTHKSRQVAQEESNRQTRLLMEEIESHRRTDEQLQNARRVAEQANQAKSRYVTSISHELRTPLNSILGYAQILDGDEAIPPQRRQAVSVIRRSGEHLLSLIEGTLDIARIEGGKFALEMRPLAFAEFVRQLVAMFELQARNKGLGFHFEIVGTLPEFVRADEKRLRQILINIIGNAVKFTARGTVRVRLTYRREMALFEVEDSGPGIAADEIAHVFEPFARGSSARGSTTTGTGLGLTISKMLTDLMGGELTVDSQPGAGSVFRVRLFLPQLHDAQAAEVLPRVQRIGYKGVRRRILTVDNERVDRELLANLLEPLGFEVGQAESGYDCLELVPHFRPHLIFMDLAMPGIDGWETIRRLRAAGLDEAPVAIISANAFDKGLDHDVGIGAEDFILKPIRVEELLDWIGRRLQLEWVWADAPAAAAESVPTVEVEQLVLPPAAELRALDELIELGFLRGILARLADIERMAPEYAEFVRVQRELARQFQFDAMREILCRKDLPES
- a CDS encoding TolC family outer membrane protein codes for the protein MKRIRTLVSLAVLASLPVAAAASAPEPLRDAARKAVVSNPEVQARWHAFRAAGADQDAARGGYLPQVDVTTSIGRESQKRPGSSTDHYTHSNATLSLNQMVYDGFYTRSEVSRLGYARLARYYEIIDASESAALEAVRAYADVQRYRDLVALAKQNYVEHKLVYDQIAERAGAGVGRRVDLEQATGRLALAESNLLTEVSNLHDVSSRYQRVVGELPADALPPMGDKLGVEGIPPSASDALREAFNTSPSLNAAVENVRAGQAAIETRRAAYHPRVDLRASQAVDRNLDNLDGRSRDGVVELVLTYNLFRGGSDDARIRQAAESLNQAKDLRDKACRDLRQTVAIAYNDVQRIQEQLRYLDQHQLSIEKAREAYRRQFDIGQRTLLDLLDTENEYFQARRAYTNARYDGLTAEARTLSGMGHLMRALDVAREDLPSAVDAGQDRDGIDPATLCPPDAPAALQIDKAALLAKTLKELGAAK
- a CDS encoding transglutaminase-like cysteine peptidase, with the protein product MLTVAIGLCSAAPDLDHMQTLALTRYGAQGGEAVAAWRRMINEARELDEAGKLARVNTFFNRRIRFEDDIVVWKQSDYWATPLETLGRDAGDCEDFSIAKYMSLRLLEVPADKLRLVYVRARIGAADSTITQAHMVLSYFETPSAEPLVLDNLIGEIRPAGRRPDLFPVFSFNNEGLWVGGTSTSSADPTTRLSRWRDVLERMRSEGLK
- a CDS encoding LapD/MoxY N-terminal periplasmic domain-containing protein, which translates into the protein MSLIKQLWIAIVMVTLLSLGGSLVVSTLAAKRYLEQQLNVKNVDNATALALSLSQMPKDPVTVELQVAAQFDAGHYRVIRLVGPDGNILVERTAEPRLDDVPAWFVRLAAIEAHPGMAHVQDGWQQFATLTLESQTSYAYTELWHSIRQMLLWFAIMAAAAGVVGSLLLGRITAPLRKLVGQAEAIGERRFVTTPEPATAELRVVVRAMNALSDRVRLMLVDEARRLEILRKQTQEDALTGLFERRQFLNVLGAQLVDHDAPTGGALLIARVGDLSDLNRTRGREFADALLRALADAIRSQIGEQPTWIAGRLNGTDLAVLAPGVAYLPLWTEGLVKALHEVAEKHASGGDNAAIALPIAAALYSPGEALPTVLTRTDTALAEAELAGGRAVQLDAWVRLTQPQRDQSQWHQLISRALDQHELRLETYPVRDGNGALLHVEAPLRLRLDGEWRGVAYFMQWAVRLELMGHIDAAVVRAALELIRSTGQAVAVNISSHAIRNAGFLADLLHQLEMAPNEAPLLWMEVPEQDAARNQAEFRTFCLALKPLACKLGLEHAGPNFNALGDLHDLGLDYLKVDASLLRDLDGNSGNQAFARSLCMLAHALGLTVIAEGVDHPEAVTMLSDVGFDAMTGPGIR
- a CDS encoding tryptophan synthase subunit beta like protein; this encodes MFVRRDEAGRIVSASLEADGAISEWVEDGEPELLAFGQGEASDATLTASDLRLVRVLEDIVDLLIERDVIRFTDLPEQAQAKLMERKSLRASMRSGLNLLGNGDDGGLI